A stretch of DNA from Curtobacterium sp. MCBD17_035:
ACTGGGTTGTGCGGCGCGTCCTCCGGCGCGGTGACGTGCAGGGCTCGGAGGAACGCGGCGAGCGTCTCCGGTGCGTCGCGGGGGAGGTCCGTCGACGCTCCAGCCGGGCGACCGGCGACCCACCGGGTGACCGTCCACGACCAGGGGAACACCGCGGACGGCCGACCGATGCGCACGGGCTCGGGCACGGCGACGACGTGTCGGACGCGCGCGGCGATGCCGGGGAGCCACCGCTGCTCGTGCTCGACGAGGTGCGCGGCGGCCTCGCGCCGCGGCACCCGGACGAGCAGCTCGTCGCCGAGCCGCAGCACGACGTTGTCCCAACCCTCGGCGAGGGGTCGCAGCGGCAGGCCGGCGAGATCGGGGTGCTGGTCGAGCAGGAGTCGTCGCACCAGTGCCTCGTCCACGTCGATCTCGGCGTCTGGCACGTGCACCGGACGATGCTAGCCGCGCTCCGGTTCCCGGGCATCGGGAGCACCGGGAGCACCGGCAGCACCGGCAGCACCCTGCGGGCACGGTCCCAGCGACCGTCCTGGCACGCCCGCTACGGTGCCCCGGGTGTACGAGGAATGGCGCCGTCCGAAGCAGTGGGCGCGTGCGGGCGGGCTGCTCGTCGTGCCGTACGCCGTCGTCGCATGGTTCACCCTCGCCGTGACGCCCGTCCCGCAGATCGCGTTCGGGCTCGCCGTCGTCGGGATCCTCGGGGTGGTCGCCGCCACGATCTGGGGCTTCCGGACGTACCGACGGGGAGCCGTCGCCCTGGTCGGCGTGCTGCTGCTGCTCGCCGGTCTGGCGCTGTTCGGCCTCGACCCGTTCCCGGCGCAGATCGCGGGTCTGAGCGACTGGTGGCCGTCGGCGATCACGCAGCCGCAGACCGTGCTCAGCGGCTACTGGACGCTCGTGGCCCTCGGCGCGGTGCTCACGGGCGCGGGCCTGCTCGTGTGGCTGCTCCTCACGGCGCTGCTGGGGACGCCCCGCCCGCGCCGCTGAACCGCGGCCACGCAGAACTCGTCGCCGGCGGCCACGCGGGCGTCGCCGCCACCGCCACCGCCACCGCCACGGATGACACCCACGGCACGACGCCCGTCATCCGCCAGCGGTCACGAACCGCGAGGGGCGGAAGTCCGCGAGCAACGGATGCGTGGCGTCGTGCACGACCTCCCAGGCCGTGAGCTCACCGAGCACGAGGCCGAGCGTGGCGCCACTGTGGGTGAAGAGCACGTGCAGGCCCGTGATGCCGACGACGGCACCGGCCACCGGGTCGCCGTCGGCAGGGATCGGCTTGGGGCCCACCCCCACGCCGGCGACGGTGAGCACGGGATGCCCGGCCAGGACGGCGCGCGCCTCGGCCACCAACCCCGCGACGGTCGAGTCCCGCACGTCGTACCGGCCGTCATCGAGCACGCGGACCTCGCGCTCACTCCAGCCGGCGTCGAACACCAGGGCGCCGCCGGGTGCCGGGCGCAACGCGACCCGGGGTGTGTTGAGCACCACGCGGAGCGGTGTCGCGACGGGTTCGCTCCGGACGAGGAGTGCGATCGGGGTCTGGTCGGGCATGGTGACGCCGAGCGTGGCGAGGTCCCGCGGCACGGAGGAACCGGTCGCGAGCACGACGGCGTCGGCCGGGACGTGCTCTCCACTCGCCGTGGTGACGCCGGTCACCCGGCCGTCGCGGACGGTCGGGAGGCTCCGTCCGGCTCCAGTGCGCACCGTTCCGCCCGCGGCCACGACCTCGGCGAGCAGGTGGTCGACGAGGAGCGCGAGGTCGACCCACCCCTCGCCGGGGTTGAGGACGGCGCCTTCCGGATGCACGGCCGCCGGATCGACTCCGGGCACGTGCCGGGCGACGTCCTCGCGCGACATCCACACGGAGTCGTAACCGATGCGGAGCTCGTGCTCGTGACGCTCCCGGTACGACTCTCCGGGAGCGGCCCAGGTCAGGCCGCCGTCGAACCGCACGACGTCGTGGCGGTCCAGCCGCTGCTGGACGGTGCGGTAGCGGTCGATCCCGATCGTGCGCAGCCGGTGGTACGCGTCGCTCCGCGCTCCCGCCGAGTTGAGCCAGGACAGGGAGCGACCGGACGCGCCGGACGCGGGACCGGCCTCCGTGACGAGCGTGACGGCGGCGCCGAGGCGGACGAGGTGCGCGGCCGTCGAGGCGCCGAGCACCCCGCCGCCGACCACGACCACGGACGTGGCACGCATCACGGCATCCCGGGGAGCGACGGCGCGCTCACCGCAGCGCCCCTGCAGCGGTCCGGAGGTCGGCGACGAGCTCGTCGAACGCAGCGTGGCGGGCGTCCTCGTCGGGCATGCGGAGCAGGGCCGATGGATGGGTGGTCACGAGGAGGCGCGAGCCGTCGTCGAGTTCCTGGAGGCGCCCGCGCTCGCGTCCGATGGTCACGCTGCGGCCGAGCACGGATCGCGCAGCGGTCGCCCCGAGTGCGACGACGACCTCGGGGCGCACCACGGCGAGTTCGGCCTCGAGCCACGGGTGACACGCGACGACGTGCGCCACCGACGGCTTCTGGTGGATCCGGCGCTTCCCCCGCTGCTCGTGGTGGAAGTGCTTCACCGCGTTCGTGACGTACACGGTGCTCCGGTCGATCCCGGCGCGTTCGACCGCGCTCGCGAGCAAGCGCCCGGCCGGCCCGACGAACGGTTCCCCCGCACGGTCCTCCTGGTCGCCGGGCTGCTCCCCGACCAGCATGAACCGGGCGTCCGCACTCCCTGCGGAGAACACCACCTGTGTGCCCTCCCGATGGAGCTCACATCCGTGGCACGCGGGGGCGGCCGCACGGAGCGCGGTCAGGTCGGGGTGCTCGGGTACCCACTCCTGGGCGCCGGGACGTTCGACGTCGGTCATGGTCCGAGCCTGCACCCGCCGCGCACCGTGTCGGTCAGCCGACGAGCGCGTCGACGGCGGCGGTGAACGTCGCCGACGGGCGCATGACCGCGGCGGCGGCGTCCGGGTCGGGCCGGTAGTACCCGCCGAGGTCCGACGGTCGGCCCTGCACCGCGGCGAGCTCCGCCACGATCACGGACTCCTGGTCGCGGAGGGTCGCGGCGAGGGCGGTGAACGCCTCGGCGAGGGCGGGATCGTCGGTCTGCCGCGCGAGCTCGTCCGCCCAGTACGCCGCGAGGTAGAAGTGGCTGCCCCGGGTGTCGAGCTCGCCCACGACCTGTCCGGGCGATCGGTTCTCCTCGAGGAACCGGCCGGTGGCGCGGTCGAGCGTGTCCGCGAGGACCTGCGCGCGGGGCTCCTGGGCGACGGCTGCGAACTGCTCGAAGGCGACCGCGAGCGCCAGGAACTCGCCGAGGCTGTCCCAGCTCAGGAACCCCTCGGTCAGGAGCTGCTGCAGGAGCTTGGGGGCGGAGCCGCCGGCACCCGTCTCGAACAGGCCACCACCCGCGAGCAGGGGCACGACCGACAGCATCTTGGCAGAGGTGCCGACCTCGAGGATCGGGAACAGGTCCGTCAGGTAGTCGCGGAGCACGTTGCCGGTGACCGAGATCGTGTCCTCACCGCGGCGGATGCGCTCGAGCGAGAACCGGGTGGCGTCGACCGGGGACATCACCTCGATCCGCAGCCCCTCGGTGTCGTGGTCGGCGAGGTACCGGTGGACGAGGTCGATGAGGACG
This window harbors:
- a CDS encoding FAD-binding oxidoreductase, translated to MRATSVVVVGGGVLGASTAAHLVRLGAAVTLVTEAGPASGASGRSLSWLNSAGARSDAYHRLRTIGIDRYRTVQQRLDRHDVVRFDGGLTWAAPGESYRERHEHELRIGYDSVWMSREDVARHVPGVDPAAVHPEGAVLNPGEGWVDLALLVDHLLAEVVAAGGTVRTGAGRSLPTVRDGRVTGVTTASGEHVPADAVVLATGSSVPRDLATLGVTMPDQTPIALLVRSEPVATPLRVVLNTPRVALRPAPGGALVFDAGWSEREVRVLDDGRYDVRDSTVAGLVAEARAVLAGHPVLTVAGVGVGPKPIPADGDPVAGAVVGITGLHVLFTHSGATLGLVLGELTAWEVVHDATHPLLADFRPSRFVTAGG
- a CDS encoding UdgX family uracil-DNA binding protein (This protein belongs to the uracil DNA glycosylase superfamily, members of which act in excision repair of DNA. However, it belongs more specifically to UdgX branch, whose founding member was found to bind uracil in DNA (where it does not belong), without cleaving it, appears to promote DNA repair by a pathway involving RecA, rather than base excision.); its protein translation is MTDVERPGAQEWVPEHPDLTALRAAAPACHGCELHREGTQVVFSAGSADARFMLVGEQPGDQEDRAGEPFVGPAGRLLASAVERAGIDRSTVYVTNAVKHFHHEQRGKRRIHQKPSVAHVVACHPWLEAELAVVRPEVVVALGATAARSVLGRSVTIGRERGRLQELDDGSRLLVTTHPSALLRMPDEDARHAAFDELVADLRTAAGALR
- a CDS encoding aminoglycoside phosphotransferase family protein → MHVPDAEIDVDEALVRRLLLDQHPDLAGLPLRPLAEGWDNVVLRLGDELLVRVPRREAAAHLVEHEQRWLPGIAARVRHVVAVPEPVRIGRPSAVFPWSWTVTRWVAGRPAGASTDLPRDAPETLAAFLRALHVTAPEDAPHNPVRGGPLSGRTTAVARRLQSGRIPRTADLERSWTQVAAAPAWQGPALWLHGDLHPFNIVVDDHALVAVVDFGDLTAGDPATDLATAWLTFGREARQRFRAALAPDDDTWTRARGWAMSIATALAASPDGSDQRAAGLRALEAVLDD